Proteins encoded by one window of Sorex araneus isolate mSorAra2 chromosome 3, mSorAra2.pri, whole genome shotgun sequence:
- the PIMREG gene encoding protein PIMREG — translation MASRWPGLGSSMRLRSLPDHKQLEECEEQPAVSHTEVSGGALGSLCRQFQRRLPLRTVSLNLGPGPSWKRLDAPEPGQQGLQAAARSAKNALGIVSQRIQESYQSSTKWLVETQVRAKRRKRSVQKCTSPPTRSQRSSRKSGTTPTRSALSPWERERTGLSAQSGPHAHPLRRSRREAAFRSPYSSTEPLCSPSESDSDLEPVGAGIQHLRKLSQELDEAIDAEDSGDMTISLIRN, via the exons ATGGCCTCTCGGTGGCCAGGCTTGGGGAGCTCCATGCGCCTGAGATCCCTCCCAGACCACAAGCAGCTGGAGGAGTGCGAGGAGCAGCCTGCAGTCAGCCATACAGAGGTCTCCGGTGGGGCCCTGGGCTCCCTGTGTCGGCAGTTCCAGAGGAGACTTCCCCTGAGAACAGTTAGCCTCAACTTAGGGCCAGGACCGTCCTGGAAACGCCTGGATGCCCCAGAGCCAGGCCAGCAGGGACTCCAGGCTGCAGCTCGCTCAGCTAAGAACGCCTTGGGCATCGTTTCCCAG AGGATCCAGGAGTCTTACCAGAGCAGCACCAAATGGTTGGTGGAGACCCAGGTGAGAGCCAAGAGGAGGAAGCGCAGCGTGCAGAAGTGCACTAGCCCCCCCACCCGCAGCCAGAGGAGCTCCCGGAAGTCTGGCACCACCCCTACCCGCTCAGCTCTGAGCCCCTGGGAGAGGGAGCGCACCGGTCTCTCTGCCCAGAGCGGCCCGCACGCTCACCCACTGCGGCGCTCCAGGAGGGAGGCTGCCTTCCGGAGCCCCTACTCCTCCACAgagcccctctgctcccccag TGAGTCTGACAGTGACCTGGAGCCCGTGGGCGCTGGAATTCAGCACCTCCGGAAACTGTCCCAAGAGCTGGACGAGGCCATTGATGCTGAAGACAG TGGTGACATGACCATTTCTCTCATTCGGAACTGA